In Cydia pomonella isolate Wapato2018A chromosome 1, ilCydPomo1, whole genome shotgun sequence, one genomic interval encodes:
- the LOC133526033 gene encoding F-actin-monooxygenase Mical-like isoform X2 has translation MTAKKPSLLDKGVLLNDYAEVSRLLSFENVDRAALMRYAQEAARFSTEGRLPLSEFALNHYGEPDIALFDFTSMYAAENASMVYERLGRRLLCQLVGDSLLEPFWPTGSGCARGFLSALDAAWAVRAWSGALHPLHVIAERESVYRLLAQTTPENLHRDFGAYTLDPGTRYRNLNRTAVAAPRVTGFYDSDEPLPLDAGTALRKRRREADVSDEVLLSWAEVTEGGLRAACGPGPLLALLARYRPDLLADETPPHVILQQEFGIAPFSSTGSTRDVAEAKLRSYLMRVYHAFKGEVPHVHHKSDEFGQIKISQQNEKHARTANDAISVYSNAAEADKSHSSYRKKRRALRTPQVSTDPAEYIRRQIGKLDLNDITQLARLIQGHDSADTHEDKQRELQQQILALLDPEDTPDPALVRHSLEKLLGTTKTKVSDDKSVASYFNKQDVPAKPQRRLKGLDASTIKVVDLSDLDAETDVTLVNEFKIDRKPRLAKLRQEKFSRSIDTPKLDAMKFTRSFSTEGRSLKPRSNSIDSPETLQNTKRIAQIFEGHSRRNTPSPESRTKRSSSITTPDMLLRCQRMANIIEGKQTYSPERLKLESIGDNEMAARRQRVHDLIHGKPKESESEDYIKKTSDMQAFRMQRVSDMMQKRAEKKKSCGRRKAARVIMKQRFEKSLQMLAAEPKLDFAGADLENDYGLQQYRASAPHFDDRVRTLEKQLQHYEEGRIVGGGARAAGSGARVARLAAELSGTAPVSAPKASKPKDLMRSVGKIERDDWNVREIERKILENKLGRPEPRAAERVPKWDREQFLGRQKRLKEGDNEEKWGEIDETLQKLDQKLKDSGRPDHGTKKVANLATKFVKKEEPDAKIQPKEEKKSWRGPSSAGVQCAACGTRVFAAERVTADGLQLHRACFRCAVCKAVLRPGSYAMERYGSRLVCLRHAGAAPEPPTPTPERISIELSDGAREIDEDEWTDRNCLQSETSAAPGLSDEDESSSDEYTDAASDRSGGRSPDALPHIRPALYSDDSSGYDDLSTGPEGAESSGGESCSRMRLAREARRREVPADARPPTDSSEVESEDSSSSDEDVSSATEVSTDSEFAAEESAPQPTPPAILVTEPPPPIEYPLSKTKSASGLATKRALELKRRYLLGEPSPPAVRKSDSTSQLDTKFEAFRSTITEFQKLLHPATTTQSPVVAFQTEEKKAQPMPDIIKNLCDDAPVDLLSREVKKEWREETIKEKEKELDSDSLSDSSHTETAPKSVPRVEVHDEGGELIQLDSLTIVNSDTEKASGTATETGPTVVAAESESSESCRDATTLALTETELSDWAAESAVLDECLEDNKRNKPRKLSGLKTVHDAKNISTISSHVCGKTSPEPVVYSNALEHFEFADEGEQDPSIETPVTPRNEGYMELVDDFEYSPSNDRSMNFIERSFETVCKPTLAVTEVVETEPLEEPKVAIPAEEPKPEKGEDDNKDSLSPDIKIDSLSLSDVSPPLETKNEETESPPLAPETPKSPNAPIYNSSNFAPCLLVYSPAICRSASDNINLSYSRSTDSPSRSIDLSVSLMLSSGSVSPVSPIPLNTTDKVQEIKREREEQTEVVRRLVLERLGSGPRLNRKSTRRTKVSPCSNVPPPVPPPPTLPTPPPLPPPPEIPPPPPRPAPPLMQVTPSFSDPELARERRRKSIMKSISNYLNRRLGPRQKDPPQSCYSAHKSTGALQEPPPVPPPPARYRPPLPATRLTAHNQTNSRAVGRGRARRNAAVVRGAVGAAGRSAAGPRAPSRRPAGPAGAAAVQAAVSGATGGDGGRASAGVCAARGAPGVNGR, from the exons GATTACGCTGAAGTGTCCCGCCTGCTCTCCTTCGAGAACGTCGACCGAGCGGCCCTCATGCGGTACGCCCAAGAAGCGGCCCGCTTCTCAACCGAGGGCCGCTTGCCGCTCTCCGAGTTTGCGCTCAACCATTACGGGGAGCCGGATATCGCGCTGTTCGACTTCACATCGATGTACGCTGCGGAGAATGCGAGTATG gtGTACGAGCGCCTCGGGCGCCGCCTGCTCTGCCAGCTGGTGGGCGACAGCCTGCTGGAGCCCTTCTGGCCGACGGGCTCGGGCTGCGCGCGCGGCTTCCTGTCCGCGCTGGACGCGGCCTGGGCCGTGCGCGCCTGGAGCGGAGCCCTGCACCCGCTGCACGTCATAGCGGAGCGGGAGTCCGTCTACAGACTGTTGG CTCAAACGACCCCCGAGAACCTGCACCGGGACTTCGGCGCGTACACCCTGGACCCGGGCACCCGGTATCGGAACCTGAATCGGACGGCCGTGGCCGCGCCGAGGGTCACGGGCTTCTACGACTCGGACGAACCTCTACCGCTCGACGCCGGCACGGCTCTGCGCAAGCGACGCCGCG AAGCGGACGTGTCCGACGAAGTCCTGCTATCCTGGGCGGAGGTGACTGAAGGCGGGCTGCGGGCGGCATGCGGCCCGGGCCCGCTGCTAGCCTTACTGGCCCGCTACCGACCCGACTTGCTCGCAGACGAAACACCCCCTCACGTAATACTTCAACAGGAGTTCG GTATCGCGCCGTTCTCCTCGACGGGCTCGACTCGAGACGTGGCCGAGGCGAAGCTGCGCTCGTACCTCATGAGGGTGTACCACGCCTTCAAGGGCGAGGTGCCCCACGTGCACCACAAGAGCGACGAGTTCGGACAG ATCAAAATCAGTCAACAGAACGAGAAGCACGCGCGAACAGCCAACGATGCCATATCTGTGTACTCGA ACGCAGCCGAGGCCGACAAATCGCACTCGTCGTACCGAAAGAAGCGGCGCGCGCTCCGCACTCCCCAAGTAAGTACCGATCCCGCCGAATACATCCGCAGGCAGATAGGCAAGCTCGACCTCAACGACATAACGCAGCTGGCACGCCTCATACAGGGCCACGACTCCGCCGACACACACGAGGACAAACAGAGGGAGCTCCAACAACAAATACTGGCCCTACTCGACCCCGAGGACACCCCCGATCCTGCGCTAGTAAGACACTCACTAGAAAAACTACTCGGTACCACCAAAACTAAAGTTAGCGATGACAAATCCGTTGCTAGCTACTTCAACAAACAAGACGTGCCCGCGAAGCCGCAGCGGAGATTAAAAGGTCTCGACGCGTCGACGATCAAAGTCGTAGATTTATCAGATTTAGACGCGGAAACTGATGTAACTTTGGTTAACGAATTCAAAATTGATCGCAAACCGAGATTGGCGAAGCTGCGACAAGAAAAGTTCAGCAGATCTATAGATACACCGAAACTTGATGCTATGAAATTCACGCGATCGTTTTCAACGGAAGGCAGAAGTTTAAAGCCGCGATCGAACTCTATAGATTCACCTGAAACTCTTCAAAACACTAAACGAATAGCGCAGATATTCGAAGGACACTCTAGAAGGAACACTCCCAGTCCGGAGTCGAGAACTAAACGCTCCAGCTCTATAACTACCCCAGATATGCTTCTCCGGTGTCAACGCATGGCTAATATTATAGAAGGGAAACAGACTTATAGCCCGGAGCGTTTGAAATTAGAATCTATTGGAGACAACGAAATGGCTGCTAGGAGACAGAGAGTGCACGACCTGATACACGGAAAGCCTAAAGAGAGCGAAAGCGAGGATTATATTAAGAAAACATCGGATATGCAAGCTTTTCGTATGCAGCGCGTGTCAGACATGATGCAGAAGAGAGCCGAGAAGAAGAAGAGCTGTGGTAGAAGGAAAGCGGCAAGAGTTATAATGAAGCAGCGATTCGAGAAGAGTTTACAAATGCTAGCGGCGGAACCGAAGTTGGACTTCGCTGGGGCGGATCTGGAGAACGACTATGGGCTGCAGCAGTACAGGGCGAGCGCTCCGCACTTCGACGACCGAGTCAGGACGCTGGAGAAACAGCTGCAGCATTAT GAAGAGGGTCGTATCGTGGGCgggggcgcgcgcgcggcgggcaGCGGCGCGCGCGTGGCGAGGCTCGCCGCCGAGCTGTCGGGCACGGCGCCAGTCAGCGCGCCGAAGGCGTCCAAACCTAAGGATTTGATGAG ATCCGTCGGCAAGATAGAGCGAGACGACTGGAATGTGAGGGAGATAGAACGTAAGATACTTGAAAACAAGCTCGGCCGACCGGAGCCGAGGGCGGCCGAGCGCGTGCCGAAGTGGGACAGGGAAcag TTCTTAGGCCGCCAGAAACGTCTAAAGGAGGGCGATAACGAGGAGAAGTGGGGTGAAATAGACGAGACGCTGCAGAAGCTGGACCAGAAGCTCAAGGACTCTGGCCGTCCAGACCACGGCACCAAGAAG GTCGCCAACCTGGCCACCAAATTTGTTAAAAAGGAAGAACCGGACGCTAAAATTCAACCTAAAGAAGAG AAGAAGAGTTGGCGCGGGCCGTCGTCCGCGGGCGTGCAGTGCGCGGCGTGCGGCACGCGCGTGTTCGCCGCCGAGCGCGTGACGGCCGACGGCCTGCAGCTGCACCGCGCGTGCTTCCGCTGCGCCGTGTGCAAGGCCGTGCTGCGGCCTGG gagttACGCAATGGAGCGTTACGGCAGCCGCCTAGTGTGCCTCCGGCACGCGGGCGCCGCCCCCGAGCCCCCCACCCCCACCCCCGAGCGGATCAGCATCGAGCTCTCGGACGGAGCGAGGGAGATAGACGAAGACGAGTGGACCGACCGCAACTGTCTACAGAGCGAGACGAGCGCCGCGCCCGGCCTGAG CGACGAGGACGAGTCGAGCTCGGACGAGTACACGGACGCGGCGTCGGACCGGTCCGGCGGGCGCTCCCCGGACGCGCTGCCGCACATCCGTCCGGCGCTGTACTCGGACGACTCGTCCGGGTACGACGACCTGTCCACCGGACCCGAGG GCGCCGAGTCGTCCGGCGGCGAGTCGTGCTCGCGCATGCGCCTGGCGCGCGAGGCGCGCCGCCGCGAGGTGCCCGCCGACGCGCGCCCCCCCACCGACAGCAGCGAG GTGGAGTCCGAGGACAGCTCCTCCAGCGACGAGGACGTGTCGTCCGCCACCGAGGTGTCCACGGACAGCGAGTTCGCCGCCGAGGAATCCGCGCCCCAACCCACCCCGCCCGCCATCCTCGTCACCGAACCCCCGCCCCCTATAGAATACCCTCTAAGCAAAACTAAATCCGCTAGCGGGCTCGCTACCAAAAGAGCTCTAGAACTCAAAAGGAGATACTTACTCGGAGAACCATCCCCTCCCGCTGTCAGAAAATCTGATTCAACCTCTCAACTCGACACCAAATTTGAAGCCTTCAGATCCACTATAACGGAATTCCAAAAATTATTACACCCGGCCACGACCACTCAAAGCCCAGTAGTCGCTTTCCAGACAGAAGAAAAGAAGGCTCAACCCATGCCGGATATCATTAAAAATCTCTGCGATGATGCTCCCGTTGATCTCTTGTCTAGAGAGGTCAAAAAAGAGTGGAGAGAAGAGACAATTAAAGAGAAAGAAAAGGAATTGGATTCAGATTCGTTGTCAGATTCATCGCACACAGAAACGGCCCCTAAATCCGTGCCGAGAGTTGAAGTTCATGATGAAGGCGGGGAATTGATTCAACTAGATAGTTTAACTATAGTTAACAGTGATACGGAGAAAGCGTCCGGGACAGCGACTGAAACCGGCCCCACAGTCGTCGCGGCTGAGTCTGAATCTTCGGAGTCTTGTAGAGACGCAACCACATTAGCTCTGACAGAAACTGAGCTATCAGATTGGGCGGCAGAAAGCGCTGTTTTGGACGAATGTCTAGAAGACAATAAGCGAAATAAACCAAGGAAACTGAGCGGCTTAAAAACTGTTCACGACGCTAAAAATATATCAACGATTTCTTCACATGTTTGCGGGAAAACCAGCCCAGAACCTGTGGTGTATTCCAACGCTTTGGAGCATTTCGAATTCGCCGATGAAGGTGAACAGGATCCTTCAATTGAGACTCCAGTTACCCCCCGCAACGAAGGGTATATGGAATTGGTAGATGACTTTGAGTATTCACCCAGCAACGATAGATCCATGAACTTCATTGAGAGGAGTTTTGAAACGGTGTGTAAACCGACTTTGGCTGTGACTGAAGTTGTTGAAACCGAGCCTTTAGAAGAGCCTAAGGTCGCAATCCCTGCAGAAGAGCCTAAACCTGAGAAGGGCGAAGATGATAACAAAGATTCTCTGTCTCCGGATATAAAGATAGACTCCTTATCGCTTTCAGACGTATCGCCACCTTTAGAGACAAAAAATGAAGAAACAGAATCTCCGCCACTCGCGCCCGAAACTCCGAAATCTCCAAACGCACCAATTTACAACTCAAGCAACTTCGCTCCGTGTTTATTAGTATATTCCCCGGCTATCTGCAGATCTGCGAGCGATAACATCAACTTATCCTACTCTAGAAGCACAGACTCGCCGTCGAGAAGCATAGACCTATCAGTGTCTTTGATGCTCAGCTCTGGTTCTGTATCACCAGTGAGTCCAATCCCTTTAAACACTACAGACAAAGTGCAGGAGATAAAAAGAGAGAGAGAGGAACAGACGGAAGTGGTCAGAAGACTGGTCTTAGAGCGGTTAGGGAGCGGGCCGAGATTGAATAGGAAATCTACGAGGAGAACCAAAGTATCACCCTGTTCGAACGTGCCCCCGCCTGTCCCCCCGCCTCCGACCTTACCGACCCCGCCCCCCTTACCGCCGCCTCCAGAGATCCCTCCCCCGcctccccgccccgcgcccccCTTAATGCAAGTCACCCCCTCTTTCTCAGACCCGGAGCTGGCGAGAGAGAGACGGCGGAAGAGTATTATGAAAAGTATTTCCAACTACCTGAATAGGAGGCTCGGCCCGCGGCAGAAG